The genomic region TCCAGCCCCACGAGCGTCATCAAGAGGAAGGTGGCCGCGGGAACCCCGACCTCCACGAGCACCTTGAGCACAGGAGCCGGAGTATAACCCCCGCCGTCTCCACCCGCGGGCGATGGGTTACACTCAGGACTCATGTCCTCCTCCTGGACGCGCGCGATCGTCGTGGGGGCCTCCTCGGGCATAGGCGCGGCCCTCGCGCGACGGCTCTCCCGCCAAGGGTGCCGATTGGCCCTCGTGGCCCGGCGGGAGGATGCGCTTCTGGCCCTGGTCGCCGAGATCGGGTCGGCCGCAGGTGATCCCGGGCGCGCCCGCGCCTATGCCCACGACGTCACGAGCGCCCCGGACATCCCGGCGCTGTTCCAACGGATCTGCCGGGACCTCGGCGGCCTGGACCTGATCATCTACTCGGCGGGGGTCATGCCCCCGGTGGCGGAGGACGAGTACGCCTTCGAGAAGGACCGCCAGATCATCGAGGTGAACGTGCTGGGGGCCATGGCCTGGCTGAATGAAGCCGCCCAGCGCTTTGCCCGCGCGGGCGAGGGCACGATCGTGGGCATCTCTTCCGTCTCCGGCGACCGCGGGCGCAGGGGCCAGCCGGCCTATTGCGCTTCCAAGGCGGCGCTCGACACCTACCTGGAGGCGCTGCGCAACCGTCTCCGCCGCCGGGGCGTTACGGTGGTGACGGTCAAGCCGGGGCCCGTCGACACCCCCATGAGTCAGGGTGTGGAACGGCGGCCCCTCCTGATCTCTGCCGACCGCGCCGCGGAACTGATCCTGGCGGCCGCGCGGCGCCGCGCGGTCATGGCCTACGTGCCCCCCGCCTGGCGCCCGATCATGTTCGCGCTGCGCCGGATCCCCTCCCTCGTCTTCAGCCGCCTCGACGTGTGAGCGCACGCGTCCCTCTCCCCCCCCTCTCCCTCCGGGCGGCCACCCCCGCTGCCCTGCCCGCAGAGCGCCTGGAGCGGCTCTGGGCGTGGGGCCTGTCCTCGAGCGCGATGGGCTACGTCTATCGCCCCCGCACCCAGGATGGGCTGCGGGAGGTTCTGGAGACCGCCCGCGCGAGCGGCGTCTCCTTGGGCCTGCGGGGGGCGGGGTGCAGCTACGGCGATGCGTCCCTTAACGCGGAACGGATCGTCTTGGACCTGACCGGGATGGACCACATCCTCGAGTGGAACCCCGCCACCGGGGTGGCGCGCGTGGAGCCGGGGGTCACGATCGGCCAGCTCTGGCGGCACGCCATCGAGGATGGCTGGTGGCCGGCGGTGGTGCCGGGAA from Vicinamibacteria bacterium harbors:
- a CDS encoding SDR family NAD(P)-dependent oxidoreductase; this translates as MSSSWTRAIVVGASSGIGAALARRLSRQGCRLALVARREDALLALVAEIGSAAGDPGRARAYAHDVTSAPDIPALFQRICRDLGGLDLIIYSAGVMPPVAEDEYAFEKDRQIIEVNVLGAMAWLNEAAQRFARAGEGTIVGISSVSGDRGRRGQPAYCASKAALDTYLEALRNRLRRRGVTVVTVKPGPVDTPMSQGVERRPLLISADRAAELILAAARRRAVMAYVPPAWRPIMFALRRIPSLVFSRLDV